The following proteins are co-located in the Streptomyces sp. NBC_00435 genome:
- a CDS encoding NUDIX hydrolase encodes MSPYDPSAFPPFAVTVDLVVLTVRRHALCALVIRRGEQPFQGRWALPGGFVRGDEDLSAAAARELSEETGLSAHDPAAPDVGNGAHLEQLATYGDPKRDPRMRVVSVAHLVLAPDLPAPRAGGDANSARWAPVDELLSMDGQTGSGLAFDHERILADGVERARSKIEYSSLATAFCPPEFTVGELRRVYEAVWGVALDPRNFHRKVTGTPGFLVPSGGTTTRQGGRPAQLFRAGGATLLNPPMLRPEV; translated from the coding sequence ATGTCGCCCTACGACCCGTCGGCCTTCCCGCCCTTCGCCGTCACCGTCGACCTGGTCGTGCTCACCGTGCGCCGCCACGCGCTCTGCGCGCTGGTCATCCGACGGGGTGAGCAGCCGTTCCAGGGACGCTGGGCCTTGCCCGGCGGATTCGTGCGCGGAGACGAGGACCTGTCGGCGGCCGCGGCCCGTGAGCTGTCCGAGGAGACCGGCCTCAGCGCCCACGACCCGGCCGCTCCGGACGTGGGCAACGGGGCGCATCTCGAACAGCTGGCGACCTACGGCGATCCGAAGCGGGATCCGCGTATGCGCGTGGTCAGCGTGGCGCATCTGGTGCTGGCTCCGGATCTCCCCGCTCCCCGGGCCGGCGGCGACGCCAACAGCGCGCGCTGGGCCCCCGTCGACGAGCTCCTGTCCATGGACGGCCAGACCGGCTCCGGTCTCGCCTTCGACCACGAGCGGATCCTTGCCGACGGGGTCGAGCGGGCCCGATCGAAGATCGAGTACTCCTCCCTGGCCACCGCCTTCTGCCCGCCCGAGTTCACCGTCGGCGAGCTGCGCCGGGTCTACGAGGCGGTCTGGGGCGTCGCCCTCGATCCGCGCAACTTCCACCGCAAGGTCACCGGTACCCCCGGGTTCCTGGTGCCGTCCGGGGGAACGACGACCCGTCAGGGCGGTCGTCCCGCCCAGCTGTTCCGGGCGGGCGGGGCCACCCTGCTCAATCCGCCGATGCTGCGCCCGGAAGTCTGA
- a CDS encoding FadR/GntR family transcriptional regulator, which produces MLFTKDLKGHGGTADKGFVSTLAHTMMTAARHADSGLAGSGELDRYPYPEAPGTERVGVPHWDGSDVELSRVGRRAAGSRGRGLHGQLVQQLGQMIVSGDLGADRPLVPEEIGQRFEVSRTVVRESLRVLEAKGLVSARPNVGTRVRPVADWNLLDPDIIEWRAFGPQRDDQRRELGELRWTIEPLAARLAAGHGRPEIQQRLADMVEIMGHALGQGDAITFARADNEFHALLIQVAANRMLEHLSGIVSAALQVSGSPVTSCDRPSETCVAHHARMVEALAAGDAIGAENAMRQLLTVHPEVERVVPAPREH; this is translated from the coding sequence GTGCTTTTCACCAAAGACCTCAAGGGACATGGAGGCACGGCCGACAAAGGATTCGTGAGTACCCTTGCGCACACCATGATGACCGCCGCCCGCCATGCCGACTCCGGCCTCGCCGGCTCGGGCGAACTCGACCGCTACCCCTACCCCGAGGCCCCCGGGACCGAGCGGGTGGGAGTACCCCACTGGGACGGATCCGATGTCGAGTTGAGCCGCGTCGGCCGCCGGGCCGCGGGCAGCCGCGGCCGCGGGCTGCACGGCCAACTCGTCCAGCAGCTCGGCCAGATGATCGTCTCCGGCGACCTCGGCGCGGACCGCCCGCTGGTCCCCGAGGAGATCGGCCAGCGTTTCGAGGTCTCCCGCACGGTCGTCCGCGAATCGCTGCGGGTCCTGGAGGCCAAGGGCCTCGTCAGCGCCCGCCCGAACGTCGGCACCCGGGTCCGCCCGGTCGCCGACTGGAACCTGCTCGACCCCGACATCATCGAGTGGCGCGCCTTCGGCCCGCAGCGCGACGACCAGCGCCGCGAGCTGGGTGAGCTCCGCTGGACCATCGAACCGCTCGCCGCCCGCCTCGCCGCCGGTCACGGCCGGCCCGAGATCCAGCAGCGTCTCGCCGACATGGTCGAGATCATGGGACACGCACTCGGACAGGGTGATGCGATCACCTTCGCGCGCGCGGACAACGAGTTCCACGCGCTGCTCATCCAGGTGGCGGCCAACCGCATGCTGGAGCACCTCTCCGGCATCGTCTCCGCCGCCCTGCAGGTGTCCGGCAGCCCCGTCACTTCCTGCGACCGCCCCAGCGAGACCTGCGTCGCGCACCACGCGCGCATGGTCGAGGCTCTCGCCGCCGGCGACGCGATCGGCGCGGAGAACGCCATGCGCCAGCTTCTGACGGTGCATCCGGAAGTCGAGCGCGTGGTCCCCGCCCCGCGCGAGCACTGA
- a CDS encoding RecQ family ATP-dependent DNA helicase, with protein MNPDLRSSADSVLARLVGDPTGTARLREDQWRAIEALVADKRRALVVQRTGWGKSAVYFVATSLLRASGAGPTVIVSPLLALMRNQVEAAARAGIHARTINSANPEEWESIQAEIAAGEIDVLLVSPERLNNPDFRDQVLPKLSAATGLLVVDEAHCISDWGHDFRPDYRRLRTMLADLPPGVPVLATTATANARVTADVAEQLGTGAGTDALVLRGPLDRESLSLAVLTLPDAAHRLAWLADHLGELPGSGIIYTLTVAAAEEVTAYLRHRGHTVSSYTGKTENADREQAENDLQANRVKALVATSALGMGFDKPDLGFVVHLGSPSSPIAYYQQVGRAGRGVEHAEVLLLPGREDEAIWQYFASVAFPPEQQVRRTLEVLADAGRPLSLPALEPLVDLRRTRLETMLKVLDVDGAVHRVKGGWTSTGEPWVYDAERYAWVARQRAAEQQAMRDYAAGTGCRMEFLRRQLDDEEAVPCGRCDNCAGARFTAEVSSTALDTARGELGRPGVELEPRKMWPTGLAAVGVDLKGRIPVGEQASTGRALGRLSDIGWGNRLRPMLAAQAPDQPIPDDVAQAVVAVLADWARGPGGWASGAPDAPARPVGVVALPSRGRPQLVGSLAARIAEVGRMPLLGTVAYTDQAPEFGLPSSNSAQRVRGLHQALTVPPELAATLREAAGPVLLVDDRAETGWTLAVAARLLRRAGAKEVFPLVLALQP; from the coding sequence ATGAACCCAGACCTGAGGTCCTCGGCCGACTCCGTACTAGCCCGTCTCGTGGGCGATCCCACGGGCACCGCACGGCTGCGCGAGGACCAGTGGCGGGCGATCGAGGCGCTGGTCGCGGACAAGCGACGGGCACTGGTCGTGCAGCGCACGGGCTGGGGCAAGTCCGCGGTGTACTTCGTCGCGACCTCCCTGCTGCGCGCGAGCGGCGCGGGTCCCACCGTGATCGTGTCGCCGCTGCTCGCGCTCATGCGCAACCAGGTCGAGGCCGCCGCCCGCGCCGGGATCCATGCCCGCACCATCAATTCGGCCAACCCCGAGGAATGGGAGTCGATCCAGGCCGAGATCGCGGCGGGCGAGATCGACGTGCTGCTGGTGAGCCCGGAGCGGCTCAACAATCCCGATTTCCGTGACCAGGTGCTTCCCAAGCTCTCCGCCGCGACCGGTCTGCTCGTCGTGGACGAGGCCCACTGCATCTCGGACTGGGGGCACGATTTCCGCCCCGACTACCGCCGTCTGCGCACCATGCTGGCCGATCTCCCGCCCGGCGTCCCCGTCCTGGCCACGACCGCGACCGCCAACGCCCGGGTGACCGCCGACGTGGCCGAGCAGCTGGGCACCGGTGCCGGTACGGACGCCCTCGTCCTGCGCGGGCCCCTGGACCGGGAGAGCCTGAGTCTGGCCGTGCTGACGCTCCCCGACGCCGCCCACCGGCTGGCCTGGCTCGCCGACCACCTCGGCGAGCTCCCCGGCTCCGGGATCATCTACACGCTCACCGTGGCGGCCGCCGAGGAGGTCACCGCGTACCTGCGCCACCGCGGACACACCGTTTCCTCGTACACCGGCAAGACGGAGAACGCCGACCGCGAACAGGCCGAGAACGATCTTCAGGCCAACCGCGTGAAGGCCCTGGTGGCCACCTCGGCCCTCGGCATGGGCTTCGACAAGCCCGACCTCGGTTTCGTCGTGCACCTCGGCTCGCCCTCCTCCCCCATCGCCTACTACCAGCAGGTCGGCCGCGCCGGCCGCGGTGTGGAGCACGCCGAGGTGCTGCTGCTGCCGGGCCGCGAGGACGAGGCGATCTGGCAGTACTTCGCCTCCGTCGCCTTCCCGCCGGAGCAGCAGGTGCGCCGCACCCTGGAAGTGCTGGCCGACGCCGGCCGGCCGCTGTCCCTGCCCGCTCTGGAACCACTGGTCGATCTGCGTCGCACCCGGCTGGAGACCATGCTCAAGGTCCTCGACGTGGACGGCGCCGTGCACCGGGTCAAGGGCGGTTGGACCTCCACCGGCGAGCCGTGGGTGTACGACGCCGAGCGCTATGCGTGGGTGGCCCGGCAGCGGGCCGCGGAACAGCAGGCCATGCGGGACTACGCGGCCGGCACCGGCTGCCGCATGGAGTTCCTGCGCCGCCAGCTCGACGACGAGGAGGCCGTGCCCTGCGGGCGCTGCGACAACTGCGCCGGGGCCCGGTTCACCGCGGAGGTCTCCTCGACCGCGCTGGACACCGCCCGCGGGGAGCTCGGCCGGCCCGGCGTGGAGCTCGAGCCCCGCAAGATGTGGCCCACGGGTCTCGCGGCGGTCGGCGTGGACCTCAAGGGCCGGATCCCCGTCGGCGAGCAGGCGTCGACGGGCCGGGCGCTGGGCCGCCTCTCCGACATCGGCTGGGGCAACCGGCTGCGGCCGATGCTCGCGGCGCAGGCCCCCGACCAGCCGATTCCGGACGATGTGGCGCAGGCCGTGGTGGCGGTTCTGGCCGACTGGGCCCGCGGCCCGGGCGGCTGGGCCTCCGGCGCCCCCGACGCGCCGGCCCGACCGGTGGGCGTGGTCGCGCTGCCCTCGCGCGGGCGCCCGCAGCTGGTCGGATCGCTGGCCGCGCGGATCGCGGAGGTCGGACGGATGCCCCTGCTCGGGACGGTGGCGTACACGGACCAGGCACCCGAGTTCGGCCTGCCCTCCTCGAACAGCGCCCAGCGGGTGCGCGGCCTGCACCAGGCACTGACCGTTCCGCCTGAGCTCGCCGCGACGCTTCGGGAAGCCGCGGGACCGGTCCTCCTCGTCGACGACCGCGCCGAGACCGGCTGGACGCTCGCGGTCGCCGCGCGGCTGCTGCGGCGGGCAGGTGCCAAGGAGGTGTTTCCGCTGGTGCTGGCGCTCCAGCCGTAG
- a CDS encoding glycogen debranching N-terminal domain-containing protein — translation MSHPVPPARVAPSRRPDLPPVHGAVICLAAPCMVISPEHGQLTGRGIDGIYRSGRRLLSRCVLRVGGRDPVAVQGRGLGADRASFTATVRTGAEAGPDPDVGVERIRHADGTERITLRSFTTRPLRIPVEVSLGTDLAELADVAAGRAGPELPAGVHAAGLRWTSGEEQAVTAVEPPPDDALASAGLLRWQLVLRPGESRTIELRTTRDRGARAPAGQVANPLSEEARAEGDDPRAEAWFRTSVQDLGALLLRDPKDPADSYAAAGVPWRLGLAPAESLWAARMALPLGTGLAGATLRILARSQTGGRGGDAGKIPGPLRGAGPQLPPGCTGTEATLAFPVVLAEARRWGLPEEEVARLLPAAERCLEWMRGAFGEDGFLADPDPGPRRCETQAHAHRAALLGADLLDGCGRPGAAEWRERAAVLRERFAARFWVDGPDGGRPAAALHPDGRPLPRLTGAAAHLLDTGLLGGGRLARGLLDEVRAEQLARLLGAPAMDSGWGLRSMAVREPGHNPFGYRSGAVRPYESAVAVAGLAQAGFEKEATGLLRGLLDAAEGFGYRLPEMYAAEQRTAGSAPLPHPAACRPAAVAAAAGIHVLTALAGIRPDAPAGTVSLVPLPGAPLGGLRLSGLRVSGEPFAVRISRLGLGMVEEAADALQLGG, via the coding sequence ATGTCCCACCCCGTACCCCCCGCCCGCGTAGCCCCCTCCCGCAGGCCCGACCTGCCACCCGTGCACGGCGCGGTCATCTGCCTCGCGGCACCGTGCATGGTCATCTCGCCCGAGCACGGCCAGCTCACCGGACGGGGGATCGACGGGATCTACCGTTCCGGGCGCAGGCTGCTGTCCCGCTGCGTACTGCGCGTCGGCGGCCGGGACCCCGTCGCGGTCCAGGGGCGTGGCCTCGGCGCGGACCGGGCCTCCTTCACCGCGACCGTGCGGACCGGAGCCGAGGCCGGCCCCGACCCCGACGTCGGAGTCGAGCGGATCCGGCACGCCGACGGCACCGAGCGGATCACCCTGCGCAGCTTCACCACCCGTCCGCTGCGGATCCCCGTGGAGGTCTCGCTCGGCACCGATCTGGCGGAGCTGGCCGACGTGGCCGCCGGCCGGGCCGGTCCGGAACTGCCCGCGGGGGTGCACGCCGCCGGACTGCGCTGGACCAGCGGAGAGGAGCAGGCCGTCACCGCGGTCGAACCGCCTCCCGACGACGCGCTGGCCTCGGCGGGACTGCTGCGCTGGCAGCTCGTGCTGCGCCCCGGCGAGTCCCGCACCATCGAGCTGCGGACCACCCGGGACCGCGGGGCGCGGGCCCCCGCAGGGCAGGTGGCGAATCCGCTGTCCGAGGAGGCCCGCGCCGAGGGCGACGACCCGAGGGCCGAGGCGTGGTTCCGCACCAGCGTCCAGGACCTGGGCGCGCTCCTGCTCAGGGACCCGAAGGACCCGGCCGACAGCTATGCGGCGGCCGGAGTCCCCTGGCGGCTGGGACTGGCTCCGGCGGAATCCCTGTGGGCCGCCCGCATGGCGCTCCCGCTCGGCACCGGACTGGCCGGCGCCACCCTGCGCATCTTGGCCCGGTCCCAGACCGGCGGCCGGGGCGGCGACGCGGGGAAGATCCCGGGACCGTTGCGCGGGGCGGGGCCGCAGTTGCCGCCGGGCTGCACCGGGACCGAGGCGACGCTCGCCTTCCCCGTGGTGCTCGCCGAAGCCCGGCGCTGGGGGCTGCCCGAGGAGGAGGTGGCCCGGCTGCTCCCCGCCGCCGAGCGGTGCCTGGAGTGGATGCGGGGCGCCTTCGGGGAGGACGGCTTCCTGGCCGATCCCGACCCGGGGCCGCGGCGCTGTGAAACCCAGGCCCATGCCCATCGGGCCGCGCTGCTCGGGGCCGACCTGCTCGACGGGTGCGGGCGGCCCGGAGCCGCGGAGTGGCGGGAGCGGGCGGCCGTCCTGCGGGAGCGGTTCGCAGCCCGGTTCTGGGTCGACGGCCCGGACGGCGGCCGCCCCGCGGCGGCCCTGCATCCCGACGGGCGGCCGCTGCCCCGGCTGACCGGGGCCGCCGCCCACCTGCTTGACACCGGGCTGCTCGGAGGCGGCCGGCTCGCGCGGGGGCTGCTTGACGAGGTCCGTGCCGAACAGCTGGCACGGCTGCTCGGAGCCCCCGCCATGGACTCCGGGTGGGGGCTGCGGAGCATGGCGGTGCGAGAGCCGGGGCACAACCCGTTCGGCTACCGCTCGGGCGCGGTGCGGCCCTACGAGAGCGCGGTCGCGGTGGCCGGTCTGGCCCAGGCGGGCTTCGAGAAGGAGGCCACCGGACTGCTCCGGGGCCTGCTGGACGCGGCGGAGGGCTTCGGGTACCGGCTGCCGGAGATGTATGCCGCCGAGCAGCGCACCGCGGGCAGCGCTCCGCTTCCGCATCCGGCGGCCTGCCGTCCGGCGGCGGTCGCGGCGGCCGCGGGGATCCACGTACTGACCGCCCTGGCCGGGATCCGGCCGGACGCCCCCGCCGGCACCGTCTCCCTCGTCCCGCTCCCCGGCGCCCCGCTCGGCGGGCTCCGCCTCTCGGGGCTGCGGGTCTCGGGGGAGCCCTTCGCCGTCCGGATCAGCAGGCTCGGCCTGGGCATGGTGGAGGAGGCCGCCGATGCGCTGCAACTGGGTGGGTAG
- a CDS encoding RNA polymerase sigma factor, translated as MFVSASTSRTLPPEIADSESVMALIERGKAEGQIAGDDVRRAFEADQIPATQWKNVLRSLNQILEEEGVTLMVSAAESPKRTTRKSVAAKSPVKRTATEPVAKKAVAKPVAVPAAPVPEAEAADPETVGALAEGTATEPAAKKTAAKKTAAKKAAPAKKTAAKKTAAKKTSAKKDADDAGDEETAEDGPGAAKAESEDEEEGAESKGFVISDDEDDAPAQQVAVAGATADPVKDYLKQIGKVPLLNAEQEVELAKRIEAGLFGEDKLANSDKLAPKLKRELEIIAEDGRRAKNHLLEANLRLVVSLAKRYTGRGMLFLDLIQEGNLGLIRAVEKFDYTKGYKFSTYATWWIRQAITRAMADQARTIRIPVHMVEVINKLARVQRQMLQDLGREPTPEELAKELDMTPEKVIEVQKYGREPISLHTPLGEDGDSEFGDLIEDSEAVVPADAVSFTLLQEQLHSVLDTLSEREAGVVSMRFGLTDGQPKTLDEIGKVYGVTRERIRQIESKTMSKLRHPSRSQVLRDYLD; from the coding sequence TTGTTCGTGTCGGCCAGCACATCCCGTACGCTCCCGCCGGAGATCGCCGATTCCGAGTCTGTGATGGCGCTCATCGAGCGGGGCAAGGCCGAGGGGCAGATCGCCGGCGATGACGTGCGTCGGGCCTTCGAGGCTGACCAGATTCCTGCGACCCAGTGGAAGAATGTTCTGCGCAGCCTCAACCAGATCCTCGAGGAAGAGGGTGTGACGCTGATGGTCAGTGCCGCGGAGTCGCCCAAGCGCACCACCCGCAAGAGCGTCGCAGCGAAGAGCCCCGTCAAGCGGACTGCCACCGAACCCGTCGCCAAGAAGGCAGTGGCGAAGCCGGTGGCCGTGCCCGCGGCGCCGGTCCCGGAGGCCGAGGCGGCCGACCCGGAGACCGTGGGGGCCCTCGCGGAGGGGACCGCGACCGAACCCGCGGCCAAGAAGACGGCTGCGAAGAAGACGGCTGCGAAGAAGGCGGCGCCCGCCAAGAAGACCGCGGCGAAGAAGACGGCGGCGAAGAAGACATCCGCCAAGAAGGACGCCGACGACGCCGGCGACGAGGAAACCGCGGAAGACGGTCCCGGCGCGGCCAAGGCCGAGTCCGAGGACGAGGAGGAAGGCGCCGAGAGCAAGGGCTTCGTCATCTCGGACGACGAGGATGACGCCCCGGCCCAGCAGGTCGCCGTGGCCGGCGCCACCGCCGACCCCGTCAAGGACTACCTCAAGCAGATCGGCAAGGTCCCCCTCCTCAACGCCGAGCAGGAGGTCGAGCTCGCCAAGCGCATCGAGGCCGGACTCTTCGGCGAGGACAAGCTCGCCAACTCCGACAAGCTGGCACCCAAGCTCAAGCGCGAGCTGGAGATCATCGCCGAGGACGGCCGACGGGCGAAGAACCACCTGCTGGAGGCCAACCTCCGCCTCGTGGTCTCCCTCGCCAAGCGCTACACCGGCCGCGGCATGCTCTTCCTGGACCTGATCCAGGAGGGCAACCTGGGCCTGATCCGCGCCGTGGAGAAGTTCGACTACACCAAGGGCTACAAGTTCTCCACGTACGCCACCTGGTGGATCCGGCAGGCGATCACGCGCGCCATGGCCGACCAGGCCCGCACCATCCGCATCCCGGTGCACATGGTCGAGGTCATCAACAAGCTGGCCCGCGTCCAGCGCCAGATGCTCCAGGACCTGGGCCGCGAGCCCACCCCGGAGGAGCTGGCCAAGGAACTCGACATGACCCCCGAGAAGGTCATCGAGGTCCAGAAGTACGGCCGCGAGCCGATCTCCCTGCACACCCCGCTGGGCGAGGACGGAGACAGCGAGTTCGGCGACCTCATCGAGGACTCCGAAGCCGTGGTCCCGGCCGACGCCGTGAGCTTCACGCTCCTGCAGGAGCAGCTGCACTCGGTACTCGACACCCTCAGCGAGCGCGAGGCCGGCGTGGTCTCGATGCGCTTCGGCCTCACGGACGGCCAGCCCAAGACGCTCGACGAGATCGGCAAGGTCTACGGGGTCACCCGTGAGCGCATCCGCCAGATCGAGTCGAAGACCATGTCGAAGCTCCGTCACCCCTCCAGGTCCCAGGTCCTGCGCGACTACCTGGACTGA
- a CDS encoding ABC transporter ATP-binding protein, with product MLQAIGLTSTPRRELPPLVDDLTFEARPGSVTALLGAPGSGKTTALRLMLELEPGRGVTYFRGRPLHRIPHPGREVGVLLGDLPGNPSRTVRSQLRMLCAAAGVPASRADTMLEVVGVAGLRDQRLGSLSLGMERRVALAAALLSDPCTLLLDEPGSGLSPRERSWLHGLLRGHASLGGAVLFTTDDAKEAARSADRVVSIEAGRLVADQDAAEFARTRLRPRVAVRTPHAARLADVLGREARAAQRPVEIVEESGSRLSVYGSNCAEVGEAAFRHGVLVHQLADETGDAGAPPSLPRARAESGPGSAGAEGASAAPGEGGEGRPRHAGSGRPASVARRLGGPLRPLRYELRRVFGTSTPVLTAVFVVAVSVVTALVLARAGHTAQNRLLAAWPELLPLPPAALGAGLLGALAFGEEYRYPALAADRGTVPRRLGLLAAKLGVSAALALLFGALAVTADATALTLVFGSGPLRTPAEWISPAASWAGLLIGCAWSGVLASGVFRSAAAGLAAVLAVPVMVVPLVRKALDGPSAYPVTGLAERLRGLAWAQWPPEADRLVLGALRVMAQPVGTALVLSLMVLLCAYGFTGLRGRVRL from the coding sequence ATGCTCCAGGCCATCGGACTCACCAGCACCCCCCGTCGAGAACTTCCGCCCCTTGTGGACGACCTCACCTTCGAGGCCCGCCCCGGGAGCGTGACCGCCCTGCTCGGCGCGCCCGGATCGGGCAAGACCACCGCGCTGCGCCTCATGCTCGAACTCGAACCCGGCCGCGGGGTCACCTACTTCCGCGGGCGCCCCCTGCACCGGATCCCGCATCCGGGCCGCGAGGTCGGCGTGCTCCTCGGGGACCTTCCCGGGAACCCGTCGCGCACGGTGCGGAGCCAGCTGCGGATGCTCTGCGCCGCCGCCGGCGTGCCGGCCTCCCGGGCCGACACCATGCTGGAGGTCGTCGGCGTCGCCGGGCTGCGTGACCAGCGGCTCGGGTCGCTCTCGCTCGGCATGGAGCGCAGGGTCGCGCTGGCCGCCGCGCTGCTCTCCGACCCCTGCACCCTGCTCCTCGACGAGCCCGGCTCCGGACTCTCGCCCCGCGAACGGAGCTGGCTGCACGGCCTGCTGCGCGGCCACGCATCCCTCGGCGGTGCGGTGCTCTTCACCACCGACGACGCGAAGGAGGCCGCCCGCAGCGCGGACCGGGTCGTCAGCATCGAGGCCGGCCGGCTCGTCGCCGACCAGGATGCCGCCGAGTTCGCCCGGACCCGGCTGCGACCGCGGGTGGCCGTGCGCACCCCGCACGCCGCCCGGCTGGCCGACGTACTGGGCCGCGAGGCCCGGGCGGCCCAGCGGCCGGTGGAGATCGTCGAGGAGAGCGGCAGCCGCCTGTCCGTCTACGGCAGCAACTGTGCCGAGGTCGGCGAAGCGGCCTTCCGGCACGGCGTGCTCGTCCACCAGCTCGCGGACGAGACCGGGGACGCGGGAGCGCCGCCTTCCCTGCCGCGCGCACGCGCGGAATCCGGGCCCGGGAGCGCCGGTGCCGAGGGGGCGTCAGCCGCACCCGGAGAGGGCGGTGAAGGCCGTCCCCGGCACGCCGGTTCGGGGCGGCCCGCCTCCGTCGCGCGCCGGCTCGGCGGCCCGCTGCGGCCCCTGCGCTACGAGCTGCGGCGGGTCTTCGGCACCTCCACCCCCGTCCTCACCGCCGTCTTCGTGGTCGCCGTCTCCGTCGTCACGGCGCTGGTGCTCGCCCGGGCCGGCCACACTGCGCAGAACCGTTTGCTCGCGGCCTGGCCGGAGCTGCTCCCGCTGCCGCCCGCGGCTCTCGGCGCCGGACTGCTCGGCGCCCTGGCCTTCGGCGAGGAGTACCGCTACCCGGCGCTCGCCGCCGACCGGGGCACCGTCCCGCGCCGGCTCGGTCTGCTCGCCGCGAAGCTCGGTGTCAGCGCCGCCCTCGCGCTCCTGTTCGGTGCCCTCGCCGTGACGGCCGACGCGACCGCCCTGACGCTGGTCTTCGGCAGCGGCCCGCTCCGTACGCCCGCGGAATGGATCTCCCCGGCGGCGAGTTGGGCGGGGCTGCTGATCGGCTGCGCCTGGTCCGGGGTCCTGGCCTCCGGGGTCTTCCGGTCCGCCGCCGCCGGCCTGGCCGCGGTGCTCGCCGTACCGGTGATGGTCGTACCGCTGGTGCGCAAGGCGCTGGACGGTCCGTCCGCGTACCCCGTGACCGGCCTCGCGGAACGGCTGCGCGGTCTGGCCTGGGCGCAGTGGCCGCCGGAGGCCGACCGGCTGGTCCTCGGCGCGCTGCGGGTGATGGCCCAACCGGTCGGCACCGCGTTGGTGTTGTCGCTGATGGTCCTGTTGTGCGCCTATGGGTTCACAGGACTGCGCGGCAGGGTCCGTTTGTGA
- a CDS encoding DUF4192 domain-containing protein: protein MTNNHEARTPSGQPSTGPSGVTDPSRITLRGPAELADALPYMLGFHPTDSLVMVAVHGEGGRFGGRLRVGIPPNPEEWEDTARQAADCLILGSERRGTKPDGVIAFLCQDPGRGESAQRVMTGLRPLAQRIRLACGALDVPVLEALCLSAGRYWSYCCPDRRCCPPEGSALTVPGTSVMAAAATFAGLQVRGSLRDIERRLAPLRGPEAGEMERALDGAAAALVPKILDGATREEVGAETVLLARALMQRMALGSPAEGGPDADDRDDALLGHDEAASLILGLQDREIRDIAAEWMEGEEAAPALRLWRALARRCVGAYGEHAAAPLTLAGWVSWSTGDEPTARIALGLALRADEGYRFAQLLHHACNEGIDPEGLRECLRMERRRREPRRGRPSAGPRRGTTGPPGRRIRANRGQSGSTTGSEQ from the coding sequence ATGACGAACAACCACGAAGCACGCACCCCGTCCGGCCAGCCGTCCACCGGCCCGTCCGGAGTCACCGACCCTTCCCGCATCACTCTGCGCGGCCCGGCCGAACTGGCCGACGCGCTGCCCTACATGCTCGGGTTCCACCCGACCGACTCCCTCGTCATGGTCGCCGTCCACGGGGAGGGCGGCCGCTTCGGCGGCCGCCTCAGGGTCGGCATCCCACCCAACCCCGAGGAGTGGGAGGACACCGCCCGGCAGGCCGCCGACTGCCTGATCCTCGGCAGCGAGCGGCGCGGCACCAAGCCCGACGGCGTCATCGCCTTCCTCTGCCAGGACCCGGGCCGGGGCGAGAGCGCGCAACGGGTGATGACGGGGCTGCGCCCGCTCGCCCAGCGGATCCGGCTGGCCTGCGGGGCCCTGGACGTCCCCGTGCTGGAGGCCCTGTGCCTCTCCGCCGGCCGGTACTGGTCCTACTGCTGCCCGGACCGGCGCTGCTGCCCGCCGGAGGGCAGCGCCCTGACCGTGCCGGGCACCTCGGTGATGGCAGCCGCGGCCACCTTCGCCGGACTCCAGGTACGGGGCTCCCTCCGGGACATCGAGCGCAGGCTGGCTCCGCTGCGCGGACCGGAGGCCGGGGAGATGGAGCGGGCCCTGGACGGGGCGGCCGCCGCGCTGGTGCCGAAGATCCTCGACGGGGCCACCCGGGAGGAGGTCGGCGCGGAGACCGTCCTGCTCGCACGCGCCCTGATGCAGCGCATGGCCCTGGGCTCGCCGGCCGAAGGCGGACCGGACGCCGACGACCGGGACGACGCGCTGCTCGGCCACGACGAGGCCGCCTCGCTGATCCTCGGGCTCCAGGACCGCGAGATCCGCGACATCGCCGCCGAGTGGATGGAGGGCGAGGAAGCGGCCCCCGCCCTGCGGCTGTGGCGGGCCCTGGCCCGCCGCTGCGTCGGGGCCTACGGGGAGCACGCGGCGGCCCCGCTCACCCTGGCGGGCTGGGTCTCCTGGTCGACGGGTGACGAGCCGACCGCGCGCATCGCCCTGGGGCTGGCGCTACGGGCCGACGAGGGGTACCGCTTCGCCCAGCTGCTCCACCACGCCTGCAACGAGGGGATCGACCCGGAAGGGCTGCGGGAGTGCTTGCGGATGGAGCGGCGGCGCCGGGAACCGCGCCGTGGACGCCCGTCGGCCGGACCGCGCCGTGGCACCACCGGGCCACCCGGCCGCCGGATCCGCGCCAACCGCGGGCAGTCCGGCAGCACCACGGGGAGCGAGCAGTGA